The Saccopteryx leptura isolate mSacLep1 chromosome 2, mSacLep1_pri_phased_curated, whole genome shotgun sequence genome has a window encoding:
- the ATP5MC2 gene encoding ATP synthase F(0) complex subunit C2, mitochondrial has translation MYACTKFVSTPSLVRNTSQLLTRSLSAVVLNRPETLTDESLGSWAAPHTPTSLISSRSFQTSAISRDIDTAAKFIGAGAATVGVAGSGAGIGTVFGSLIIGYARNPSLKQQLFSYAILGFALSEAMGLFCLMVAFLILFAM, from the exons ATGTACGCCTGCACCAAGTTTGTTTCCACCCCCTCCTTG GTCAGGAACACCTCTCAGCTGCTGACCCGGTCACTGTCTGCAGTGGTGCTGAACAGACCAGAGACACTGACAGATGAG AGCCTCGGCAGCTGGGCAGCCCCACATACCCCGACCTCACTTATTTCTAGCCGCAGCTTCCAGACCAGTGCCATTTCAAGGGACATTGATACAGCAGCCAAGTTCATCGGGGCTGGGGCTGCCACAGTGGGGGTGGCAGGCTCTGGGGCTGGAATTGGGACTGTGTTTGGGAGCCTCATCATTGGTTATGCCAG gAACCCTTCTCTGAAGCAACAGCTCTTCTCCTACGCCATTCTGGGGTTTGCCCTCTCAGAGGCCATGGGGCTCTTTTGCCTGATGGTGGCCTTTCTCATCCTCTTCGCCATGTGA